Proteins encoded within one genomic window of Natator depressus isolate rNatDep1 chromosome 1, rNatDep2.hap1, whole genome shotgun sequence:
- the GPR45 gene encoding putative G-protein coupled receptor 45: protein MACNDTPIDSNVALNQSTPSIGSSYIAQPAPFRILLVIIMVFMIAVGFFGNAIVCLIVYQKAAMRSAINLLLATLAFSDIMLSLLCMPFTAVTIITVNWNFGAHFCRISAMLYWLFVLEGVSILLIISVDRFLIIVQRQDKLNPHRAKVLIAMSWALSFCISFPSVIGRTFVEVPARAPQCVLGYTEFPADRAYAVMLVVAVFFMPFSVMLYSYLCILNTVRRNALRIHNHAESLCLGQVSKLSLMGLQKPQQMNVDMSFKTRAFTTILILFIGFSLCWLPHTVFSLLSVFSRQFYYSPSFYITSTYILWLSYLKSVFNPVVYCWRIKKFREACMEFMPKTFKILPKVPGRTKRRIQPSTIYICSETQSAV from the coding sequence ATGGCATGCAACGACACTCCCATAGACAGTAATGTTGCTCTCAATCAGAGTACCCCATCCATAGGCTCCAGTTACATAGCTCAGCCTGCCCCATTCAGGATATTGTTGGTAATAATAATGGTATTCATGATTGCCGTTGGATTTTTTGGTAATGCCATTGTCTGCCTCATTGTCTACCAGAAGGCAGCCATGCGTTCAGCCATCAACCTGCTGCTAGCAACTTTGGCCTTTTCTGACATCATGCTGTCTTTGCTCTGCATGCCTTTTACTGCAGTTACAATTATTACAGTGAACTGGAACTTCGGAGCTCACTTCTGTAGGATATCAGCTATGCTCTATTGGTTATTTGTCTTGGAAGGAGTCTCTATACTCTTGATCATTAGTGTGGACCGTTTCTTAATTATTGTTCAGCGGCAAGACAAGCTGAACCCTCACCGTGCCAAAGTCCTCATCGCCATGTCTTGGGCACTGTCCTTCTGCATTTCCTTTCCTTCAGTGATTGGACGGACCTTTGTGGAAGTACCAGCCCGGGCTCCCCAGTGTGTTCTGGGGTACACTGAATTTCCTGCTGACCGAGCTTATGCCGTGATGCTAGTTGTGGCAGTTTTCTTCATGCCTTTCAGTGTCATGCTGTATTCTTACCTTTGCATTCTAAATACCGTGCGGCGCAATGCCCTAAGGATCCACAACCATGCTGAGAGCCTTTGCTTGGGCCAGGTGAGCAAACTAAGCCTCATGGGACTACAGAAGCCTCAGCAGATGAATGTGGACATGAGCTTCAAAACCAGAGCCTTCACTACAATTCTCATTCTGTTCATTGGCTTTTCACTCTGCTGGCTTCCACACACCGTGTTCAGCTTGCTCTCTGTGTTTAGCAGACAGTTTTACTACAGCCCTTCTTTCTACATCACCAGCACCTACATCTTGTGGCTGAGTTACCTCAAGTCAGTGTTTAACCCTGTCGTCTACTGCTGGAGAATCAAGAAATTCCGTGAGGCCTGCATGGAGTTCATGCCTAAAACATTCAAGATCCTTCCTAAAGTGCCTGGACGAACAAAGAGGAGAATCCAGCCAAGTACAATATACATCTGTAGTGAGACCCAGTCAGCTGTTTAG